In Halorhabdus tiamatea SARL4B, a genomic segment contains:
- a CDS encoding DUF502 domain-containing protein encodes MSRTRTLQQSFLAGVFLVAPLVVTIVALRLLIGWLSGFVDPIVTATALSQYTANITLVAQSITLLTLLTVITGLGYLAQRSIGDWAFAWFDRAFGIVPVVRVIYTSVRQMTDALRNRENRYENVVLLEYPREGLFAIGFVTGESPTTTQSATGEAYNVFVPHSPNITGGRLVLAPKDTVHEVDISVRRAIRLLMTTGIAEEQSDVDALASQADVDIPDVRAEDGPAGTADPDDA; translated from the coding sequence ATGTCACGAACCCGCACACTCCAGCAGAGTTTCCTCGCTGGGGTGTTCCTGGTCGCGCCGCTCGTGGTGACGATCGTCGCGCTCAGACTCCTGATCGGGTGGCTGTCGGGCTTTGTCGATCCGATCGTCACGGCGACCGCGCTATCTCAATACACGGCGAACATCACGCTCGTCGCCCAGAGTATCACGTTACTCACTCTCCTGACCGTGATCACTGGGCTGGGATATCTCGCCCAGCGGTCGATCGGCGATTGGGCGTTCGCGTGGTTCGACCGGGCGTTCGGCATCGTCCCCGTCGTCCGGGTCATCTACACGAGCGTCCGGCAGATGACCGATGCACTACGGAACCGGGAGAATCGCTACGAGAACGTCGTATTGCTCGAATACCCGCGAGAGGGGCTGTTCGCGATCGGATTCGTCACTGGCGAGAGTCCGACCACGACCCAGTCAGCGACCGGCGAGGCGTACAACGTCTTCGTCCCGCACAGCCCGAACATCACCGGCGGGCGACTCGTACTCGCACCGAAAGACACCGTCCACGAGGTCGACATCAGCGTCCGCCGAGCCATCAGATTGCTGATGACGACCGGCATCGCCGAAGAGCAATCCGACGTCGACGCACTCGCGAGCCAGGCCGACGTCGACATCCCCGACGTCAGGGCCGAGGACGGCCCGGCGGGGACAGCCGACCCGGACGACGCCTGA
- a CDS encoding extracellular solute-binding protein, with protein sequence MTRRSTSRRQFMGALGAGALAGLAGCADPFGGDTTDAGEEISVPSLAQFRGSGALAEGRPAPGGTSIDELPDLSGTLNIYMGGGEGGIYERFIEMLAEIYPDFSGFTDDAPSASQAQSIVEAVQSGGSQADVFWSIDAASLGYVAENDAYEPLADEALEPVPAHFQGADGAWVGVAGRARSVPYNTDAIDASEIPEKVAQFPGTDAFQGTMGWAPTYGAFKSFVTAMRLQEGAETTRQWLESMRQAGTERYPNEYVVTRAVADGELTAGFANHYYAMRVKNQRPDAPLDLAFTSGDAGALVNVAGILQIEGTEKDALITDFVRHLLSAEAQEFFATVSYAYPMIPEVEPVGGLPTVDELNPPDIDLAALADLEPTLELMSEAGVPG encoded by the coding sequence ATGACACGGAGATCGACGAGTCGGCGGCAGTTCATGGGTGCGCTCGGCGCGGGCGCGCTGGCCGGGCTGGCGGGCTGTGCCGATCCGTTCGGCGGCGACACGACGGACGCGGGCGAGGAGATCTCGGTCCCCTCACTCGCGCAGTTCCGCGGCTCCGGCGCGCTCGCGGAGGGACGACCGGCCCCGGGCGGCACGTCGATCGACGAACTGCCGGATCTCTCCGGCACGTTGAATATCTACATGGGCGGCGGCGAGGGTGGCATCTACGAGCGCTTCATCGAGATGTTAGCGGAGATCTACCCGGACTTCTCGGGGTTTACCGACGACGCCCCCTCGGCGTCCCAGGCCCAGTCGATCGTCGAGGCGGTCCAGTCCGGGGGCTCCCAGGCCGACGTCTTCTGGTCGATCGACGCCGCCTCGCTGGGCTACGTCGCCGAAAACGACGCCTACGAGCCACTCGCAGACGAAGCGCTCGAACCCGTCCCGGCGCACTTCCAGGGCGCGGACGGGGCGTGGGTCGGCGTCGCCGGCCGCGCCCGGAGCGTCCCCTACAACACCGACGCGATCGACGCGAGCGAGATCCCGGAGAAGGTTGCGCAGTTCCCCGGGACCGACGCCTTCCAGGGGACGATGGGGTGGGCCCCGACCTACGGCGCATTCAAGTCCTTCGTGACCGCGATGCGCCTCCAGGAGGGGGCCGAGACGACTCGCCAGTGGCTGGAATCGATGCGGCAGGCCGGTACCGAACGCTACCCCAACGAGTACGTCGTCACCCGGGCCGTCGCCGACGGCGAACTGACCGCCGGGTTCGCCAACCACTACTACGCGATGCGGGTGAAAAACCAGCGCCCCGACGCGCCGCTCGATCTGGCCTTCACGAGCGGTGACGCCGGGGCCTTGGTCAACGTCGCCGGGATCCTCCAGATCGAGGGCACGGAGAAGGACGCGTTGATCACGGACTTCGTCCGGCACCTGCTGTCGGCGGAGGCCCAGGAGTTCTTCGCCACCGTGAGTTACGCGTATCCGATGATCCCGGAGGTCGAACCCGTCGGCGGGCTGCCGACCGTCGACGAGTTGAACCCCCCGGACATCGATCTCGCGGCCCTCGCCGATCTCGAACCGACACTGGAACTGATGTCCGAGGCCGGCGTCCCGGGATGA
- a CDS encoding ABC transporter permease, translating to MSREGRVGGRRERLSGAPGLGRPSGLTLLAAAIAVALVAPLGWLFLEVFDLGPRALELAVDGRTIEILLRSVGLVGVVTTASVLVGVPIALLTARTDLPFARLFTVLAALPLAIPSYLGALAVLSAFGTGGVLTGVLAPVGIEQLPEISGFAGAALVLTLYTYPYVLLTTRASLLSLDTSLIEAARTLDAGRLEAFRRVTLPQIAPGIAAGALLVALYTLADFGTPNFMGVEVFTQAIYARYNNLMRPWAALLSVQLLGVTAAILYLESQVGADDEGAYQSRGTRGGAVLELGAWRYVAALVPAVVAGLAVVLPVVVFGLWLTNDVGGYTAGGLAFSWTYGWNSVYLAALAAGGSLLVALPVAVAAARGRSRLAALADRVSYVGYATPGIVLAFALVLFALNALPSSLRTTAENLLVILVFAYVVRFVPQAIGAIRTATMQVDRRLIEAARTLGRTRIEAFRAVTLPLIAPGIATGAALVFLTTMKELPVTLLLRPFWFDHTLVTYIWKVREAGLYGRAAVPALALIAISGVSMAVILSQEGSNT from the coding sequence ATGAGCCGCGAGGGCCGAGTCGGGGGCCGCCGTGAGCGCCTGTCGGGAGCCCCCGGCCTCGGTCGGCCGTCCGGGCTGACGCTTCTCGCCGCCGCCATCGCCGTCGCGCTGGTGGCCCCCCTGGGCTGGCTGTTTCTCGAGGTCTTCGACCTCGGCCCGCGCGCGCTCGAACTCGCCGTCGACGGGCGGACCATCGAAATACTGCTCCGCAGCGTCGGCCTCGTCGGCGTCGTCACGACGGCGAGCGTCCTCGTCGGCGTTCCCATCGCGCTGCTGACGGCCCGAACCGACCTGCCCTTCGCTCGGCTGTTCACCGTCCTCGCCGCCCTCCCGCTGGCGATCCCCAGCTATCTCGGGGCGCTCGCCGTCCTCTCGGCCTTCGGGACCGGCGGCGTCCTGACGGGCGTGCTCGCTCCGGTCGGGATCGAGCAACTCCCGGAGATCAGCGGCTTCGCCGGCGCGGCGCTCGTGCTGACGCTTTACACCTATCCGTACGTCCTCCTGACGACGCGCGCGTCGCTGCTGTCGCTGGACACCTCCCTGATCGAGGCCGCCCGGACGCTCGACGCCGGGAGACTCGAGGCGTTTCGCCGAGTGACACTCCCCCAGATCGCGCCCGGGATCGCTGCCGGGGCGCTGTTGGTCGCGCTCTATACGCTCGCTGACTTTGGGACGCCCAACTTCATGGGCGTCGAGGTGTTCACCCAGGCGATCTACGCGCGATACAACAACCTGATGCGACCGTGGGCCGCGCTGCTGTCGGTCCAGTTGCTCGGCGTGACGGCCGCGATCCTCTATCTCGAGTCCCAGGTCGGGGCCGACGACGAGGGTGCCTATCAGAGTCGGGGGACGCGGGGGGGTGCCGTCCTCGAACTCGGAGCCTGGCGGTACGTCGCTGCCCTGGTCCCGGCCGTCGTGGCGGGGCTGGCCGTCGTGCTCCCGGTGGTCGTCTTCGGGCTGTGGCTCACGAACGACGTCGGCGGCTACACGGCCGGCGGACTGGCGTTCTCCTGGACGTACGGCTGGAACTCGGTGTACCTGGCCGCCCTCGCCGCCGGCGGATCGTTGCTGGTCGCGCTGCCGGTGGCGGTCGCGGCCGCACGTGGTCGGTCCCGACTTGCGGCCCTCGCCGACCGCGTCTCCTACGTCGGCTACGCCACGCCGGGGATCGTCCTCGCCTTCGCCCTGGTGCTGTTCGCGCTCAACGCGCTCCCGTCGTCGCTGCGGACCACGGCCGAGAACCTGCTCGTGATCCTCGTCTTCGCGTACGTCGTCCGGTTCGTCCCACAGGCCATCGGTGCGATCCGGACCGCGACGATGCAGGTCGACCGCCGCCTGATCGAGGCCGCCCGGACGCTCGGGCGCACCCGGATCGAAGCGTTCCGGGCGGTGACGCTGCCGTTGATCGCGCCCGGGATCGCGACCGGTGCGGCCCTCGTGTTCCTGACGACCATGAAGGAACTGCCGGTGACGCTACTCTTACGGCCGTTCTGGTTCGATCATACGTTAGTGACCTATATCTGGAAAGTGCGTGAGGCGGGCCTCTACGGCCGGGCAGCTGTCCCGGCCCTCGCGTTGATCGCCATCTCCGGCGTGTCGATGGCCGTCATTCTCAGCCAGGAGGGTTCGAACACGTGA